The DNA window CTCAGTTTAAAAAATACAGTAGCGAATAATTTTTTTTATTACAAAATCTAATTAATTATATGAAACATTGTAATCAAATCCTAAATCGGAATTATTTCTTGTACTTATTTCTTTCTGTTTTTGCTGCAACTTTTGGTCAAAATGCGCTTGTTGGCAGTGATTTTGCATCAGGTTGGGGCGGTAATTGTCCCAATCCTAGTAATGCTGGTTTTAATTATTTGGGTTTAACTACGGGTTCAGGTGCGTCGGGAACGTATGGATTGACAAAATCGGTTTCCCCTGGATTGAAATATTTTAGATTTGGAGTAGAATGGGGCGGAACGACATCTCAATTGACCATTACTCCCGGTAGTGATGTAGATGTAATTCCTAATGCAACCTACTCCTTAAACACTGCTTGTACAACAAATGGCGCAATGAAATACAATGTACCCAATGCTTCCTACAATTACGTTTTCAAAACCTTGAATGCGGGAACAAATCCAACTGGAACTTTTGTCTTTTTTGAAGTTCAAGGCGCAGTTCGAAGTATAACTGCTGTAACTCAATCACCATTGGCTAGTAGTGTAACGGAATGTCATTCTACAACAATTACAGCCACTTTAGATGGGGATTTAGCCGTTGGGCAAGCGGTTTATTTGCGCTATACAACTAATGGCTATATTAATTCAACCGTTGTGAAACTTACGGGTTCTGGAACCACATTTACAGGAACAATTCCTTCCTTTATAAATGCTTTAGGAGCAAATGTTTCGTATTATTTGTTTACAGCCGGCGATTCAAATGTGGCAACTAATGGGACTAATGCTGATCTATACACCATCAATTTGAATAACAACAGTGGTCCTAATTATTCGTATACCGTTATTTCTGGTGGACCAACAACTGCTATTCCTGACCTAAATTTCGAACAGGCATTGATTGATTTAAATTTAGATTGTACTCTTGATAATAAAGTTTTTACCGGTAATATAAGCAGTTTAACCTCTTTAGATATTAGCGGCAAAAATATTTCAAATCTTACTGGGATAGAAGCTTTTTCAAGTTTAAAAGATCTATATTGTTCTGGTAATTTACTTACAGGTTCCTTAAATCTTAGTGTGCTGCCTAATCTGAGATATATTGATTTAGAAGACAATGATTTGACAGGTTTGAATATCACGGGCTTGACGGATTTAGTAACTTTGATCGTTTGGAAAAACAACTTAACCTCTTTGGATTTAAGTACCAATACAAATATGGACTATTTAGATTGTGACGATAATGCTTTTACCTCCTTAGATGTAAGTGCATTAACAAATTTGAATCAATTTTACTGCAGTGGTAATGTATTAACAGGTTTAGATGTAAGAGGATTGACTAATTTAGTTAATTTCGAATGTGCTGCAAATTCTTCACTATCGTGTATTCTTGTCGATAATGTGGATGCTGCAACTCTTAAAGCTTCAACCATTGATCCCTTGCAAAGTCCATCAACATACTGGACTAAAGACCCCGCTGCAACTTATTCGTATTGTGATTGTAGTTTGATTACTATTTGGAACGGAAGTTCTTGGGATAATGGAGCACCTACGAACGGAACTTACGCGGCAATTATCTCAGGTGATTACAGTCAACCTGCCAATATTAATGCCTGTACTTTGGCCGTAATTAGTGGAGCGATTGTTACCATTCCATCAGGTTATAACGTAACACTAAACGCACCAATAATTGTAGCATCTGGAAGCAGTTTTACTTTAAGCAGCAATGCCAATCTGATTCAAACCAACAAAAGTTCTATTAATTTAGGAAATATTAATGTAAATCGTACTAGTTCATCTTTATTTCGATTGGATTATACACTCTGGTCGTCACCAGTTGCCGGAACTCAAACTTTAGCTGGGTTTTCGCCTTTGACTTTAAGCAATCGATTTTATGAATACAATACAACTTCAGATGTATACAACTCAGTTTCCAATGGAATTAGCTTTGGTCTCGCCAAAGGCTACTTAATTCGTATGCCAAACAGTTGGGTAGATTATGTAGCCTCACCGCCCTCTATTCCGGCATCTTGGACAGGAACTTTTTCTGGAACTCCAAATAATGGGGACATCACTTATACCATGTCACTCGCTGGAAATAAGTATAATGCCGTAGGAAATCCTTACCCATCTGCTTTAATTATGGATAATTTTATTCTAGGGAACAGCAGTAATATTTCAGGGCCATTGTATTTCTGGAGAAAAAGAAATGACGCAACCAACAGTACGTCGTACTCCACTTGTACCACCGCTGGATGTACCCTAAATAACGGGCATCCCTACGCGAATACGGATTTTATTTCAGTTGGACAAGGGTTTATTGTTAAAGCCACAAAGGCCACGCTGAAGTTTACTAATGCCATGCGTATTGCCAATACTACCAATCAGTTTTTCAAAACCAAACAAATAGAAAAAAATAGAATCTGGTTGAATCTTTTGGCTGATACTACTCCAATAAACCAAATGTTATTGGCCTACATGACTGGAGCAACTATGGAAATAGATCCTGCAATTGATGGTGCTTACATCAATGATAGCCCAACCGCTTTGAACTCTTTAATAGGCAATGAAGAATTTGCTGTACAAGGAAGAAGTCTACCATTTGATGGAACCGATGTAGTTCCTTTGGGCTTTAAAACCGCTAGTGATGGTAATTTTACTATTGCCATAGACCACGTTGATGGTTTGTTTGCCACAGCACAAGACATTTATCTTTTTGACAACAAAACTGGCATTGAAACTAATTTGAAAACATCAAGTTATGCTTTCGCTGCTACTGCTGGTGTTGATAATACTAGATTTACTTTGAAATATCAGAAAACTTTGAAAGTCCCAGCGTCAACTACAAATAACAATTCTGTATGGGTATACAAAAATAAAGGAAGTTTGTATGTCAACTCAGGCGCCAAAGCGATCTACTCAATCAAAGTCTATGATGTTCAAGGTAGACTTCTGGCAGAACAAAAAGAAGTCAAGTCTAATACAGCGGTAATAAGCAATTTGAAAGCGTCAAATCAGGTTTTGATCGTTCAAATTCGCGGGGATGACAACTCTGAAGTAACCAAAAAAGTAGCGAATTAAAAACCTTTATAAAGAATCAAAGATGAAAAATATCCTTTTAAAATATTGTATCGCTGTCGTTTTCTTCTGTTCCACCTTTTTTGCGTTTGCTCAGCCAGGTAATAATGATACAGGCGGCGGTTTAGAAAGTTCAGATCCTCCAGCGCCTATCGATGACTATCTATGGGTTTTAGCTCTAGTAGGTTTGTTCTTTGTCTTTATGAAGTTCAGAGCGATGCACAGCAAGAAAATTCAAGGATAAGAACGAAGCTTGTCCAAATATAAAAACCCTGTTCCCGTTTTGGAGCAGGGTTTTGTGTTTATTAGGGTGTCGGCTTGTTGTTTTTAATCTAATACAAGAGTCAAAAAACTTTTTCTATTCAAATTCCGAGGTAAAGAACAGCTTCACATTGGGGTATTTGCTTTGTGTCATTTGGATGGTGAAATCGGAATCGGCCAGAAAAACCAATTGAACGTATTTATCATGTGCCAAGAATTTTTGTTTAATTCTACGGAATTCTTTGAATTCTTCGCTTTTAGGATCATTTGGTTTTACCCAACATGCTTTGTGCACCGGAAAGGTTTCGTAAGTACATTTGGCTCCATATTCGTGCTCCAATCGGTATTGAATGACCTCGTATTGCAGTGCTCCCACGGTTCCAATGATTTTTCTGTTGTTCATTTCGAGTGTAAACAACTGTGCTACACCTTCGTCCATCAATTGATCTACCCCTTTGTCCAATTGTTTAGCTTTCAATGGGTCGGCATTGTTGATGTATCTAAAATGTTCCGGTGAGAAACTCGGAATTCCTTTGAAACTCATCACTTCGCCTTCGGTCAGCGTATCGCCAATTTTGAAATTCCCGGTATCGTGCAATCCTACAATATCGCCGGGATAGGAGATGTCAACGATTTCTTTCTTCTCTGCGAAAAAGGCATTCGGACTCGAGAATTTTAAATTCTTTTTCTGGCGAACGTGGTAGTAGGGTTTGTTTCTTTCGAAAGTGCCCGAAACAATTTTGATGAAGGCCAAACGGTCACGGTGTTTGGGATCCATATTGGCGTGGATTTTAAAGACAAATCCGCTCATTTTTTCTTCTTTTGGGTCTACCAATCTCGTTTCGGAATCTTTGGGTCTTGGTGATGGGGCAATTTCTACAAAACAATCCAAGATTTCGCGAACACCAAAATTATTCAAAGCTGAGCCAAAGAATACGGGTTGCAATTTTCCGTCCAAATAGTCCTGACGGTCAAATTTAGGATAGACTTCATCGATCAGTTCGAGTTCTTCTCGAAGTTTATAAGCGGGCTTTTCGCCAATAATTTTCTCCAATTCCGGACTTTTTACATCCTGAAAAGCAATGGTTTCTTCAATATTCTTGCGACTGTCTCCGCTAAATAAGTTGATGTTTTCTTCCCAAAGATTATAAATTCCCTGAAAATCATAGCCCATACCTATCGGGAAACTCAAGGGTGTTACCGTCAATCCGAGTTTTTGTTCTACTTCGTCCATCAGGTCGAAAGCATCTTTTCCTTCTCGGTCCAATTTGTTGATGAACACAATGATGGGGATGTTTCGCAAACGACATACAGCGACTAGCTTCTCGGTTTGTTCTTCGACCCCTTTGGCTACGTCAATCACCACAATCACACTATCGACAGCGGTTAGGGTTCTAAAAGTATCTTCAGCAAAATCCTTGTGTCCGGGTGTATCGAGAATGTTTATTTTTTTCTCTTTGTAATTGAATGCCAAAACCGAAGTCGAAACCGAAATTCCTCTCTGGCGTTCAATTTCCATAAAGTCGCTCGTGGCTCCTTTTTTGATTTTATTGCTTTTAACGGCTCCCGCTTCTTGGATAGCGCCACCAAAAAGGAGTAGCTTTTCTGTCAATGTTGTTTTACCCGCATCGGGATGCGAAATAATTCCAAAAGTTCTTCTACGTTGTATTTCTTCTAAAAAGCTCATATTTTTTTCAATAGTTTGCAAAAGTACTATTTAAATGTGCGAATTGAAAAAAAAAGTATTCTCTATGGATAGAAAGGCTACTTTTTTTAATGGTTAAAAGTTAGTAATAAGTTCAGCGAGGAGCTCATCGAAGTGGAATGCTGTAAAAATGGATATCTGTTGAAGATGAATAGGGTATGTACTTAGTATGAATGGATCGTTAATGAAGGTAGGATAATAGTTACTATATACTTACTATAAGGTTACTATAAGGTTACTATAAGGTTACTATAAAGTTACTATATAGTTACTATAAGAATACCGATTCCATACGCTATATAGGGCTTTGATAGGGCTTTGATGGGGCCTTGGTATGGGGTTGATTTCACCACTCTTTTTGGCTGTCCTTTTTTGTAAAAATGAATTGTTTTGTAAAAAATTCACATTAGGGATCAAAATAGTTTAAGCCATTGGGTGTAATTAATCAATTTTCAATTAATCGATTCAATAAAAAATGAAACCACATAGTTCCGATAGTTATTGGAACATAGAAAAAAAGAGTTGCATAGCCCAATCCCCGGGTTCGCATAGCTATGTTTTCTCTACTAAAGTGAAACGTCTTTTAAAAATCACAAAATCTATGTGGTTAAAAAACTTTACAAATTGAATTTCATCCTACGGGTTGTTTTAAAATTGTCCAACTGCTTTATTTTTAAAATAGTATATCGTTTTCGTTAATAAGATTACACTTTTTTAATTTTCTCTTAATTAAGGATATTGTATATTTGTAACTAAATAAATTATATTTCAACATTTAAATTTAAAAAAATGAGTATTATTGTTAAAATTCACGCGAGACAAATTTTCGATTCAAGAGGAAATCCTACAGTAGAAGTAGATGTGGTTACAGAAAACGGAGTATTAGGAAGAGCAGCAGTTCCATCTGGAGCTTCTACAGGTAAATTCGAAGCAGTAGAATTACGCGACGGAGGGAAAAACTTTCTAGGAAGAGGAGTTCTTAAAGCGGTTGAAAATGTAAATACAGTAATTGCTGAGGAATTAGTTGGAACTTCTGTTTTCGAACAAAACTTGATCGACCAAACGATGATCGAATTGGACGGAACTCCAAATAAAGCAAAATTGGGTGCCAATGCCATTCTTGGTGTTTCACTTGCCGTTGCCAAAGCAGCAGCAAATGAGTTGGGTATGCCTTTGTATAGATATGTTGGTGGCGTTTCTGCTAACACCTTGCCAGTTCCGATGATGAATATCATCAATGGTGGTTCTCACTCTGATGCGCCTATCGCATTCCAAGAGTTTATGATTATGCCGGTAAAAGCAACTTCTTTTACTCACGCTTTGCAAATGGGAACTGAGATTTTCCACAATCTTAAAAAAGTGTTGCACGATAGAGGTTTGAGTACTGCTGTAGGTGACGAAGGTGGATTTGCTCCCAACTTGGCTGGTGGAACGGAAGATGCTTTGGATACTATCAAAAAAGCAGTTGAATTGGCTGGATACACTTTTGGTGACGAGGTAATGATCGCTTTAGACTGTGCTTCTTCTGAATTTTATTCTGATGGTAAATACGATTATACTAAATTCGAAGGGCCAACAGGAAAAATCAGAACTTCTGCAGAGCAAGTAGACTATATGGCTGAATTGGCTGCGAAATATCCAATTATCTCTATCGAAGATGGTATGGACGAAAACGACTGGGACGGTTGGAAAATGCTAACTGAAAGAATTGGAGACAAAGTACAATTGGTTGGAGACGATTTATTCGTAACTAATGTAGAGCGTCTTTCTACTGGAATTGAGAAAAACATTGCCAATTCTATCCTAGTAAAAGTAAACCAAATTGGTTCCTTAACTGAAACCATTGCAGCTGTAAATATGGCTAAAAATGCGGGTTATACTTCAGTAATGTCGCACCGTTCGGGAGAAACAGAAGACAATACGATTGCTGACTTAGCGGTGGCTTTGAACTGTGGACAAATAAAAACAGGTTCGGCTTCGCGTTCTGATCGTATGGCAAAATACAATCAGTTGATAAGAATTGAAGAAGAATTAGGAAATACCGCGTATTTTCCTGGTAAAAATGCGTTTAAAATAAAATAATCGCACTATTTTTATTAAAAAGCCATTTGCGTCAAGTGAATGGCTTTTTTTTTGGTTTTTAACATTTTCTTTGAGAATTTCATTTTTTAATTCGTTTGTAATTGCCTAAATTTGGAGAAATAATTTATTAAAGTTTTATTACCAAAGACCATGTCAAAAACAGCGAAATTAGAAATTGACGGAAAAGTTTACGAGTTGCCAATTTATGTTGGAACGGAAAATGAACTCTCTGTCGATATTAGCAAATTAAGGGATATATCTGGAGCTATTACCTTAGATCCAGGGTATAAAAATTCGGGAGCGTGTACCAGCGAAATTACTTTCCTAGATGGAGAAGAAGGTATTTTGCATTACAGAGGCTATTCCATCGAAGAATTGGCTGAAAAGTCCAATTTTCTTGAGGTCTGCTTTTTGCTAATTTACGGCGAATTGCCTACTGCAGCTCAGGTTCTAGATTTCGAGACCCATATTAGAAGATATACTTTGGTCAATGAGGAGATGAAGAGCATCATCGATGGTTTTCCGACCACCGCTCACCCAATGGGAGTACTGTCGGCTTTGACCAGCGCTTTGATTGCTTTCAATCCGAAAGCTGTCAATCCGGAACACCCAGACGAATTGTATGAAGCGGTTTGTAAGCTATTGGGCAAGTTTCTAGTAATTGCCTCTTGGACCTATAGAAAAAGCTTAGGCTATCCTTTGAATTATTACGATAACACTATTGGCTATGTTGAAAATTTCATGCAATTGATGTTTAAATTGCCAACAGAACCTTACAAGGCCGATCCCGTTGTGGTTGAAGCCCTAGATAAATTGTTCATTCTGCACGCCGATCACGAGCAAAACTGTTCTACCTCAACAGTGCGAATGGTAGGTTCTTCTCATGCTGGTTTATTCGCTTCGGTTTCTGCGGGTATTTCTGCACTTTGGGGACCATTACACGGGGGAGCCAACCAAGCCGTGCTTGAAATGTTGGAAGAAATTCATGCCAATGGCGGTGATGCCGAAAAATACATGGCCAAAGCCAAAGATAAAAACGACTCCTTCCGATTGATGGGCTTTGGACACCGTGTCTATAAAAACTTTGATCCTAGAGCCAAAATTATCAAGAAAGCTGCCGATGAGGTTTTGAGTACCTTGGGTGTGAATGATCCTATTTTGGAAATTGCCAAAAAATTAGAACAATTGGCCTTGGCCGACGAGTATTTTATCTCCAGAAAATTATATCCTAACGTGGATTTCTATTCTGGTATTATTTACCGCGCCTTAGGCATTCCTACTGATATGTTTACGGTTATGTTCGCTATTGGTAGATTGCCAGGTTGGATTGCGCAATGGAAAGAAATGAGATTGAACAAAGAACCCATAGGAAGACCAAGACAAATTTACACTGGCTCTCCTTTGCGATCTTTTGTAGCTATGGAAAAACGATAATTTCAATTTTATAAGCATTAGAGCCACTTCCTTCGGAGTGGTTTTTTTGTATTAATTGTGGCTTATAAGGTAGCAGAAGGAGGGATTTGTGCAGCGGGGTACGAAGTCGGGAGGCTTCGCTCAGCGGGCTTCTCGATACAATTTTGAATAGTAAAGCTGTCGCATTACTATTCAAAATCACTCGAAGTGACGTGTGGGTAAAGAATAACGTTAATAGTACGTCAGTTCGATTTTTAAAGCTAGATAAATATTAAGATTATAACAAAAGCGTAATGCTTTAAAAATTGTATGGAGAACCCTAGCTTTCAAAAGGCTTCTCGATACAATTTTGAATAGTAAAGCTGTCGCATTACTATTCAAAATCACTCGAAGTGACGGCGCTTTTTTATCCAGATCGCTCCGATTCGTATAGCGGGTAACAAATAGACTTGTATTTTGGATTGTTTTGTTTTCCTACAGCTAAAGCTGTAGGCAATTCATCAGTTGAGCTAAAGCTGTAGGCAATTCAGCTAAAACCGTAGGCAATTCATTTTAAGCTAAAGCTGTAGGTAATCCATTTGTTAAGCGAAAGCTGTGGGCAATTTATTTGTTTTGAAATACCTGAGTTTTGGTGTAGAAAACTGGATTTGATCGCACGAAAAACTATTTTCGGTTGGTTATAAAAATAGAATAAACAAAGCTTCTCTTATTCGAGGGGCTTTTTTATCTTTGGCAAAACCAAAATCCCTACTATGTTAGCATTAAACATAAAAAATGAGACTTCAAGATTGCGAGCTGTTGTTCTGGGCATTGCCAATAGCAATGGGCCAACGCCAACTGCCGAAGAAGCCTATGACCCCAAATCATTGGAACATATCTTAGCTGGTACTTATCCCAAAGAGGCCGATATGATTCGCGAAATGGACGCTTTCCATCGGGTTTTTGAAAAATATGGAGTCCGCGTTTTTCGCCCGGAGATTAGGGAAAATTACAATCAGATTTTTACCAGAGATATTGGCTTTGTCATCGATGATGTTTTTATAAAATCGAATATTTTACCTGATAGAGCTCGGGAGGTGGAAGCTATTCAGTATGTAATTGACCAAATCAATCCTGCCAAAGTAGTTAGCCCACCCGAAGAAGTGCATATCGAAGGCGGAGATGTGATGTTGTGGAACGATTATATTTTCATCGGTACCTACAAAGGCAGTGACTATAAGGATTATATAACCGCCAGAACCAATGTGCAAGGGGTGCAATACATCAAAGATTTATTTCCCCATAAAAAAGTCAAGGAATTCGATTTGATCAAATCAAAAATAGAGGCTAGGGACAATGCCTTGCATTTGGATTGTTGTTTTCAGCCTGTGGGCGATAACAAAGCAATCATATACAAACGCGGTTTCAGGGAAGAAGCCGATTATTTATTTTTGCTTGATTTATTTCGTGAAGAGAATCTGTTTCACATTAGCAGAAAGGAAATGTATCATATGAATTCGAATGTTTTTTCTATCGATTCGAATGTGGTGGTTTCAGAACGCAAGTTTACACGATTGAATAAATGGTTGCGAAAAAACGGTTTTGTGGTTGAGGAAATTCCCTATGCTGAAATCGCCAAACAAGAAGGGTTGTTAAGATGTTCTACCTTACCTTTGATTAGAGATTAATTATTTGTAGAGACGTTGTAGCAGAGAGGTTATAACAGAGACGTTGTAGCAGAGAGGTTATAACAGAGACGTTGTAACAGAGAGGTTGTAACAGATACGTTGTAGCAGAGACGTTGTAGCAGAGAGGTTGTAACAGAGACGTTGTTGTAGAGACGTTGTTGTAGAGACGTTGTTGTAGAGACGTTGCAATGCAACGTCTCTACAAATTAAATATATAAAAACATGAATCAAACCACCAATTCTATTTTAATGATTCGCCCCGTGGCGTTTCGAATGAACGAACAAACGGCAGTCAATAATTATTACCAAAAAGTCCTCGATGGACTGTCAAAAGAAACGGTAAATGCCAAGGCGCAGGAAGAATTTGATGCTTTTGTCACTAAACTTCGAATGGTTGGGGTTGATGTGACCGTCGTCGATGACACTATTCAGCCTGACACGCCTGACAGTATTTTTCCCAATAATTGGATTTCCTTTCACGAAAGTGGCGATGTGGTTTTGTATCCGATGTTTGCCGAAAATCGACGAGCAGAACGCAGAGAAGATATTCTGGATGTTCTGGAAGAGGAGGGTTTTGTGATCAACGAAATTATGGATTATACTTCGGCAGAAGAGGATCATTTTTTTCTCGAAGGAACAGGAAGTATTCTGTTAGATCGAGAAAATGGTAAAGCCTATTGCGCCTTATCGCCTCGAGCTGACGAAGAATTATTCATCGAATTTTGCGAAGATTTCGAATATTCTCCCGTAATTTTTGAAGCCTTTCAAACGGTTGATGGGGAACGCAAATTGATTTATCATACCAATGTGATGATGTGCATTGGTGATACCTTTGCGGTGATTTGTGCCGATTGTATCGATGACAAGAAAGAGCGAAAAATGGTTTTGGATAGTTTGAAAGGAGACGAAAAAGAAATCATATTCATTACAGAAGATCAAGTCAATTCGTTTGCAGGCAATATGCTCGAAGTAAAAGGAGCTGACGACAGACGCTATTTAGTAATGAGCCAATCGGCGCATCAGTGTTTGACCAAAAAGCAAATTGCCCAAATCGAAGAGCATGTGACTATCTTGAGTTCGAGCTTGGATACCATCGAGGCTTGCGGCGGAGGGAGTGCCCGCTGTATGATGGCCGAAATATTCTTACCCAAAGAATAATAGGCCGAGATTGTTAGAGCAAATTGCCTTTGATGATCGTGATTATTGCGCTGACAATGTATTGAATTCCGATGGCAATGACAATGAATCCGACAATTCTCGAGATGGCTACAATTCCCGATGTTCCCAGTATTTTCGCAAGATAATGGGCGCTTCTCAAGATGATGAAAATGGCAATGGCTATGGCAAAAATGGCCAAACAGGAAATAATAATTTCGTTTGTAGCATGGTGTTCCTGATAAAAGGCAATGAGCAAGGATATGGAGCCCGGACCAGCAAGCATGGGAATGGCAAGCGGGGTTAATGCTATGTCGTTTCGCTGTTGGGCTTCGGTTTCGGCTTTTTTATTGATACCTCGTTTTTTGTTGAACTTGCCTGAAAGCAAGGAGAAACCCGAGCTTACAATGATGATTCCACCCGCTATGCGCAGTGCCTCAATGCTAATGCCAAAAAAGCTCAGCACGTATTGTCCGATAAAAAAGGAAACAATCAGAATGATAAAGACATCTATCGCGGTCCATAGTGAAATACGGGAGCGCTCTTTTTTGGTGTCGGAATGGGTGAGACCCACGAAAATAGGCACTGTTCCGATAGGGTTTAAGACCGAAAATAGCGCAGCAAATAAATAGATGAATAAATCCATAGGTGTTGTTTTGTCGGTACAAAAGTAGGCTTTTATGAGATTTGGTTGTTATTCATTTTTGTTTTATTTTGTGTAGATGGATGATGGATGATGGGTGATGGATGATGGGAGTAGGCAGATCTCGAGCAGTATATTACTCAGGTGTGGTGAGACTCCTACGGACTGACAAATAGCCTTGTGTTTTGGGTTACTCTTGTGTGATGAGACTCCTACGGAGTGACAAATAGACTTGTGTTTTGGAATGCTCTTGTTTGGTGAGACTCCTATAGGGTGACAAATAGGACTTGTGTTTTGGAATGCTCTTGTTTGGTGAGACTCTAATGGGTTGACAAATAGGACTTGTGTTGTGGATTGTTTCAAGCCAAATGAGACTTCGAGCAGCGGGGTTGGGGGATTGCAGGTGGCAGATTTCAGATTGCAGTGGTGTTTTTGTAATTATATTTAACCCGTTGGGTGTAATTCAATTTAATTTTTTTAAACACATAGAATCATAGTTTTTTATTAATTTTATTAAGACGCTTCGCTTGATTTTAGTAAATCATAGCTATGTGAACCCAAGAACTGGGCTATCCAACTCTTTTTTCTATGATTCTATGCGTTTCAATTTTACTATTTCTAAAAATTTAATAATTTCACCCAACGAGTTATATTTAATAAGTTTATAGTACAATCCTCCCGTTGGGTGTGATAAGGAAGTACGAGGTACGATATACGAGGTGGGAAGTA is part of the Flavobacterium nackdongense genome and encodes:
- a CDS encoding T9SS sorting signal type C domain-containing protein, translating into MKHCNQILNRNYFLYLFLSVFAATFGQNALVGSDFASGWGGNCPNPSNAGFNYLGLTTGSGASGTYGLTKSVSPGLKYFRFGVEWGGTTSQLTITPGSDVDVIPNATYSLNTACTTNGAMKYNVPNASYNYVFKTLNAGTNPTGTFVFFEVQGAVRSITAVTQSPLASSVTECHSTTITATLDGDLAVGQAVYLRYTTNGYINSTVVKLTGSGTTFTGTIPSFINALGANVSYYLFTAGDSNVATNGTNADLYTINLNNNSGPNYSYTVISGGPTTAIPDLNFEQALIDLNLDCTLDNKVFTGNISSLTSLDISGKNISNLTGIEAFSSLKDLYCSGNLLTGSLNLSVLPNLRYIDLEDNDLTGLNITGLTDLVTLIVWKNNLTSLDLSTNTNMDYLDCDDNAFTSLDVSALTNLNQFYCSGNVLTGLDVRGLTNLVNFECAANSSLSCILVDNVDAATLKASTIDPLQSPSTYWTKDPAATYSYCDCSLITIWNGSSWDNGAPTNGTYAAIISGDYSQPANINACTLAVISGAIVTIPSGYNVTLNAPIIVASGSSFTLSSNANLIQTNKSSINLGNINVNRTSSSLFRLDYTLWSSPVAGTQTLAGFSPLTLSNRFYEYNTTSDVYNSVSNGISFGLAKGYLIRMPNSWVDYVASPPSIPASWTGTFSGTPNNGDITYTMSLAGNKYNAVGNPYPSALIMDNFILGNSSNISGPLYFWRKRNDATNSTSYSTCTTAGCTLNNGHPYANTDFISVGQGFIVKATKATLKFTNAMRIANTTNQFFKTKQIEKNRIWLNLLADTTPINQMLLAYMTGATMEIDPAIDGAYINDSPTALNSLIGNEEFAVQGRSLPFDGTDVVPLGFKTASDGNFTIAIDHVDGLFATAQDIYLFDNKTGIETNLKTSSYAFAATAGVDNTRFTLKYQKTLKVPASTTNNNSVWVYKNKGSLYVNSGAKAIYSIKVYDVQGRLLAEQKEVKSNTAVISNLKASNQVLIVQIRGDDNSEVTKKVAN
- a CDS encoding peptide chain release factor 3 produces the protein MSFLEEIQRRRTFGIISHPDAGKTTLTEKLLLFGGAIQEAGAVKSNKIKKGATSDFMEIERQRGISVSTSVLAFNYKEKKINILDTPGHKDFAEDTFRTLTAVDSVIVVIDVAKGVEEQTEKLVAVCRLRNIPIIVFINKLDREGKDAFDLMDEVEQKLGLTVTPLSFPIGMGYDFQGIYNLWEENINLFSGDSRKNIEETIAFQDVKSPELEKIIGEKPAYKLREELELIDEVYPKFDRQDYLDGKLQPVFFGSALNNFGVREILDCFVEIAPSPRPKDSETRLVDPKEEKMSGFVFKIHANMDPKHRDRLAFIKIVSGTFERNKPYYHVRQKKNLKFSSPNAFFAEKKEIVDISYPGDIVGLHDTGNFKIGDTLTEGEVMSFKGIPSFSPEHFRYINNADPLKAKQLDKGVDQLMDEGVAQLFTLEMNNRKIIGTVGALQYEVIQYRLEHEYGAKCTYETFPVHKACWVKPNDPKSEEFKEFRRIKQKFLAHDKYVQLVFLADSDFTIQMTQSKYPNVKLFFTSEFE
- the eno gene encoding phosphopyruvate hydratase; protein product: MSIIVKIHARQIFDSRGNPTVEVDVVTENGVLGRAAVPSGASTGKFEAVELRDGGKNFLGRGVLKAVENVNTVIAEELVGTSVFEQNLIDQTMIELDGTPNKAKLGANAILGVSLAVAKAAANELGMPLYRYVGGVSANTLPVPMMNIINGGSHSDAPIAFQEFMIMPVKATSFTHALQMGTEIFHNLKKVLHDRGLSTAVGDEGGFAPNLAGGTEDALDTIKKAVELAGYTFGDEVMIALDCASSEFYSDGKYDYTKFEGPTGKIRTSAEQVDYMAELAAKYPIISIEDGMDENDWDGWKMLTERIGDKVQLVGDDLFVTNVERLSTGIEKNIANSILVKVNQIGSLTETIAAVNMAKNAGYTSVMSHRSGETEDNTIADLAVALNCGQIKTGSASRSDRMAKYNQLIRIEEELGNTAYFPGKNAFKIK
- a CDS encoding citrate synthase, with protein sequence MSKTAKLEIDGKVYELPIYVGTENELSVDISKLRDISGAITLDPGYKNSGACTSEITFLDGEEGILHYRGYSIEELAEKSNFLEVCFLLIYGELPTAAQVLDFETHIRRYTLVNEEMKSIIDGFPTTAHPMGVLSALTSALIAFNPKAVNPEHPDELYEAVCKLLGKFLVIASWTYRKSLGYPLNYYDNTIGYVENFMQLMFKLPTEPYKADPVVVEALDKLFILHADHEQNCSTSTVRMVGSSHAGLFASVSAGISALWGPLHGGANQAVLEMLEEIHANGGDAEKYMAKAKDKNDSFRLMGFGHRVYKNFDPRAKIIKKAADEVLSTLGVNDPILEIAKKLEQLALADEYFISRKLYPNVDFYSGIIYRALGIPTDMFTVMFAIGRLPGWIAQWKEMRLNKEPIGRPRQIYTGSPLRSFVAMEKR
- a CDS encoding dimethylarginine dimethylaminohydrolase family protein; this encodes MLALNIKNETSRLRAVVLGIANSNGPTPTAEEAYDPKSLEHILAGTYPKEADMIREMDAFHRVFEKYGVRVFRPEIRENYNQIFTRDIGFVIDDVFIKSNILPDRAREVEAIQYVIDQINPAKVVSPPEEVHIEGGDVMLWNDYIFIGTYKGSDYKDYITARTNVQGVQYIKDLFPHKKVKEFDLIKSKIEARDNALHLDCCFQPVGDNKAIIYKRGFREEADYLFLLDLFREENLFHISRKEMYHMNSNVFSIDSNVVVSERKFTRLNKWLRKNGFVVEEIPYAEIAKQEGLLRCSTLPLIRD